A genome region from Tolypothrix sp. PCC 7712 includes the following:
- a CDS encoding ribbon-helix-helix protein, CopG family, whose protein sequence is MKKLTVRCSNEEYETLLKYCEETDRTQNDVLREMIRKLKKSRARSTGL, encoded by the coding sequence ATGAAGAAATTAACAGTTCGATGCTCTAATGAAGAGTATGAAACGCTTTTGAAATACTGCGAAGAAACAGATCGCACTCAAAATGACGTACTTAGAGAGATGATCCGGAAGTTGAAGAAAAGCCGTGCTAGAAGCACGGGGCTTTAG